The following are from one region of the Candidatus Trichorickettsia mobilis genome:
- a CDS encoding SEC59/DGK1/VTE5 family protein encodes MITPNFHFESQRKIFHSYSIIFPFIYLFMPKIYMVIFLFILLVPTIYIDFNRHHNLDIRNFVDRFFGKFIRASEAHGTFKLSGASFMIAGFFITALLFAKPLAITSWLILIISDSLAALVGTKIGTINETGKSKEGSIAFLSSAILISIVCYVFIGYDTNFFIIIISCICTTLSEYYAKKININDNLLIPLVYSLSTSILLFII; translated from the coding sequence ATGATTACACCAAATTTCCACTTTGAATCACAACGTAAAATATTTCACAGCTATAGTATAATATTTCCGTTTATTTATTTATTTATGCCAAAAATATATATGGTAATATTTTTATTTATACTTTTAGTGCCAACAATATATATTGATTTTAATAGACATCATAATTTAGATATCCGAAATTTTGTTGATAGGTTTTTTGGTAAATTTATCAGAGCCAGTGAAGCTCACGGCACTTTCAAATTAAGCGGGGCCAGTTTCATGATTGCTGGATTCTTTATTACCGCCTTACTATTTGCCAAACCATTAGCGATTACTTCGTGGCTAATCTTAATAATCTCTGATTCATTGGCAGCGCTGGTTGGAACCAAGATCGGTACCATAAATGAAACTGGTAAATCGAAAGAAGGATCAATAGCTTTCTTGAGTTCAGCTATACTAATTAGTATAGTATGCTATGTGTTTATTGGCTATGATACTAATTTTTTTATAATAATAATTAGCTGTATCTGCACTACTTTAAGCGAATATTATGCGAAAAAAATTAATATTAATGATAATTTATTAATTCCTTTAGTATATTCTTTATCTACTAGCATCTTGCTTTTTATCATATAA
- the greA gene encoding transcription elongation factor GreA, protein MMVKFPITKKGFEKLEQEIKYLKHIERHKIIAEIAIAREFGDLSENAEYHAAREKQSFVEGRIIDLEDKMARAEIIDITKLSGDTIKFGATIQLIDDETEEEVLYHIVGEYEADITKKMISIASPIARALIGKAVGDIVEVTTPKGAKSYEVVAVQYRDLEI, encoded by the coding sequence ATTATGGTAAAGTTTCCAATTACCAAAAAAGGTTTTGAAAAATTAGAGCAAGAAATCAAATATCTTAAGCATATTGAGCGCCATAAAATTATTGCAGAAATAGCTATTGCACGAGAATTCGGTGATTTATCTGAAAATGCGGAATATCACGCTGCTCGTGAAAAGCAAAGTTTTGTTGAGGGGCGTATTATAGATCTTGAAGATAAGATGGCTAGAGCAGAGATTATTGATATTACCAAGCTTTCAGGTGACACCATCAAATTTGGAGCTACCATACAATTGATAGATGATGAAACCGAAGAGGAAGTATTATATCATATTGTTGGTGAATATGAAGCGGATATCACCAAAAAAATGATTTCCATCGCTTCACCTATAGCGAGAGCGCTTATTGGTAAGGCAGTTGGGGATATAGTTGAAGTTACAACTCCTAAAGGTGCTAAATCATATGAAGTAGTAGCGGTGCAATACCGCGATCTAGAGATTTAG